From the genome of Aestuariirhabdus haliotis:
TGTCTCACCGAACCAGTAATCCCAATACATTTTTTCACGGGCAGTCTGAAGCAGGCTCTGCCCCCGGCCTCTGGACACTGGTTTTCTCCCAGGTCACCACCTGGATTTTCGCTCGCTCCCTGTTAAATGCTGCCATCCTCGGCTACTACTACGGGCTTTGGGGTACGCTCGCCTACGCCTGTTATTACCTTTCCTTTATTACCGGCGGCATCATCATTGACCAGCTGCGCTTTCGTCACGGGTTCAACAGCATCCAGGCATTCCTGGAAGATCGCTTCGGTATTTGGGGAAGCCGATGCTATAACCTGGTTATCGGCATTCGCCTGATCAGTGAAGTCTTTGCCAACCTGCTGGTGATTGGCATTCTGTTTGGAGCTGCTGGCTCGAATCTCTATGTAGCAGCCATCATCGGCTTTGCCGTGGTCACATTACTCTACTCCATGCTGGGAGGGCTTCATGCCAGCCTGCGCACGGACCTGTTCCAGATGCTGATTTTTCTGGCCACCCTGGCGCTGCTGCTGATTCTGGCCACCGGTAGCGGGGTCATGACCCTCGACAACCTGATGTTCAAAGAATTTGTTATCTCCGATCCGGGCCCTGTTTTAATGCTGGTCGCCCTGCTGCAGGTCTGGAGCTACCCGATGCACGATCCGGTGATGATGGACCGGGGCCTGCTCGCAGATCGAGAGACTACCCGAAAAAGCTTTCTGCATGCGGCCTGGATCAGCATTCTGTGCATGATCGCCTTTGGCTCTCTGGGTATTGTTGCCGGAGCCCAGGCCACCAGCGGAGAAGCCATGACGGCGGTGCTTCAACGATTGCTAGGTGATGTCCCCATGCTGCTGTTTAATGCTGCACTGGTAATCTCCGCCATGTCGACGCTGGACAGTACGCTTTCCAGCTCGTCCAAACTGGTTGTTATCGATATGAAACTGCTGCCCCGGCAAGTCATGAACGGTCGCGGAGTCATGCTGCTCTTTATGCTGCTGGGTGTGTTACTGGTATTTGTGGGCAACAAGGATCTGTTCAGTGCCGTTGCGGTGAGTGGAACCGCCTCCATGTACCTATTGCCGGTGATCTTTTTCTCACTGCTTGGCGGGCGCCGGGATATTCCCCTGTGGAGCTATCTGGGCAGTTTCGTAGTTGCGGTGGGCGGTGCGGCCCTCTACTTTACCGAGTCCTCGGGTCACAGTCAGCTGATGGGAGAAGCGCACAAATACACCAAGCTCCTCATTATTTGCGTGACTGTTCTGGTCGCTGGCTGCGTCCTGTTCGCCCTTGGCCTGATGACAGCAAACAAAGATCGGCTGACCAGTGAGAGTGCTCCCGCGTGAGCACTCACCCACTTCCGGGGCCAGGGCCACTACTGGTGTTTGGCGGCCCCTATAGCAATCTGGAGGCAACCAGGGCGATACGCCGCGCTGCCGAAGGCTTGTCCCTGCCGCCCGAAAACTGCATCTGCACCGGAGACCTGATTGCCTATTGCGCCCGCCCGAACGAAACTCTTGCGGAGATTCGTAGCTGGGGTTGCACCTCGATTATGGGAAACTGCGAAGAGTCTCTGGTTGAACAGGCCGCAGATTGTGGCTGCGGTTTCGAGGAGGGCTCGGCCTGCGCTGCTCTGTCGGTAGACTGGTATCGCTACGCCAGCGGGCGAGTATCACAGCAAGACCTCCGCTGGATGGCGCAACTTCCCGGACAACTCAATTTCCAATGGAACGGTTTCTCGGTTTCTGTCGTGCACGGCGCCCCTTCGCGCATCAATCGCTTCCTGTTTGCTTCCAGTGCTCTTGAGGACAAACAGCAGGAGCTGCAAACCACATCTGCCAACCTGTTAATTGCCGGTCATTGCGGCATCCCTTTCGGAGAAACTCTGGCGCCTGGCAACTATTGGCTAAACAGTGGTGCTATTGGCATGCCGGCCAACGATGGCACAGCTGACGGCTGGTATCTGCTACTGGAACCCCTGGCCGAACGCGTTCGAGCCAGCTGGCATCGACTACGCTACAACGCTGTCGCCGAGCAGCGCACAATGATCCAGCAAGGTCTGGACAACGACTACGCCACGGCCCTGACAACCGGGCTATGGCCTAGTATGGATGTGCTGCCCGAGGCCGAGCGCCAGCAGCGCGGCACACCTCTGCAACCAGAAGCCATAATGATGGAGGCCGGCCACTAACCCTTTTCACAGTAAATAATAAAAAGGAGCCTTCTTGGCTCCTTTTTATTATGGGCTTACAGATGACTGAAAGCTCTTGTGGTACGTTCAGTATCTATAAAGAACGAGCAATGATCTCTTTCATGATTTCGTTGGTTCCGGCATAGATCTTCTGCACCCGAGCATCGGCCCAGGCCCGTGCCACCGGATATTCCCACATATAGCCAAAACCACCGTGCAACTGCAGACACTCGTCGATCACACGACACTGAACCTCAGTCGCGTGAAGCTTGGCTTTCGCCGCAGTAGGCACATCCAGCTTACCTTCGACATGCAGCTCCAGACATTTGTCGACAAACACCTGAGCCACGGTCAGCTCGGTATCCATCTCAGCCAACTTGAAGCGAGTATTCTGGAAATGAGAAATACTCTTGCCAAAGGCCTGGCGCTCCTTCACATATTCACGGGTTTGCTCAAAAATCGACAGTGCGTTGGCAATCGCATTGACCGCTACTGACAGGCGCTCTTGCGGCAGCTCCTGCATAAGATAGATAAAGCCCATACCCTCACTACCTAACAGGTTCTCCTTGGGCACTCGAACATCCTGGAAAAACAGCTCAGAGGTATCCTGGGCTTTCATACCCACTTTTTCCAGATTATTACCCTTGGTAAAACCCGCCGTACCCGCTTCTACCAACAGCAAACTGGTGCCTTTGGCGCCTGCGCTCGGGTCGGTCTTTGCCACTACAACCACCAGCTCTGCCATCTGACCGTTGGTAATGAATGTTTTAGATCCATTCAGTACATATTCATCGCCGTCCAGTATGGCGGTCGTTTTAAGGCCCTGAAGATCCGAGCCGGCGCCCGGTTCCGTCATGGCAATGGCGCTGACCATTTCACCGCTGATCAATTTGGGCAGATACTTTTGCTTCAACGACTCGGATCCATAGTTCAAGACGTAGGGCACCGAAATATCGGAGTGCAGACCAAAGCCAATGCCGGACAGTCCCAGCTTGGCAATCTCTTCATCGACGATAGCGTTATAGCGAAAATCCACCCCGACACCGCCATATTCTTCAGGCATTGTAGGGCAAAGAAAACCCTGCTCACCTGCCTTACTCCAAAGCTCACGGGAAACCTGCCCGTCCTTTTCCCATTGTGCGTGATGAGGAACGGCTTCTTGTTCGAGAAACTTGCGAACAGAGTCGCGAAAGAGCTCCTGATCGGAGTCATAGACAGTTCTTGGGATCATGGTTCGCCTCGGAATTATTAGTGTTATAGCTAAACAATGCGCTGCAATTGTGCTGCAAACGCCGTGGACCCTAGCACTATAACGGGCGACCTTAAGGAAAGGGCTGGCCAATCCACTCAATCTGATTGGCCATATAGATAGACGTCAGACTCAGGCTTTGTGCTCGAGGGCGAGATATTCATGCGACTGCATCTCTTGCAGGCGGCTCTTGGTACGCTCAAACACGAACGCCAACTGGGTTCCGGTGTAAAGCTCTTCGACGGCCACTTCAGCCGAAATAATCAGTTTCACGCCACGATCATAAAACTCGTCAATCAAATTCACGAAACGTCTCGCCTGATCGTCCTGACCGCCATCCATCTGCGGCACATCACTGAGCAGGATGGCGTGAAAAATTCGCCCCAATTCTATGTAATCGTTTTGGCTACGAGGACCATCACAAAGCTCGTCAAAGGTGAACCAGCCAACATCATCACAGACTTGCACCGAGCAAATATCCCGCCCTTCAACTTGTAGCACCTCCCCCTGATGAACGTGCTGGGCATCAGGAGCCAGCTGTTCAAAACTGCGCTGCAGAGTTTCGTTCGCCGCCTCATCCAGTGGGAAATGGTAAATTTCCGCTTGCTCCAAAACCCGCAATCGATAATCGATGCCGCTATCGACATTAACGACCTGGGTATACTGATTGATCAGATCAATTGCCGGTAAAAACTTGGCGCGTTGCAAACCGTCTTTATACAACTGATCAGGCACAATATTAGAGGTTGCGACCAGAGTAACCCCAAGCTTGAAGAGCTCTTCGAACAACCCGGCTAAAATCATCGCATCGGTAATATCAGTCACGAAAAACTCATCGAAACAGATCACTCGAGCCTCACCCGCAAACCGCCGAGCCACGATAACCAGCGGGTTTTTCTCACCTTTAAGCGCCGTTAACTCATGATGCACCCGCTGCATAAAACGGTGAAAGTGAGTACGCATTTTCTGCTCGAACGGCAAACTGTCGTAAAAGGTATCAACCAGATACGTTTTACCTCGGCCCACTCCGCCCCAGAAATAGAGTCCCATCAAAGGCTCGGGATCGGCTTTCTTTAACAGGCCTTTTAGTAGCTGGCGTTTGGAAGGTTTGGAAGGGACAGCGACCAGATCATCGTACAATCGCTGTAGATGACGTACGGCCTGTTCTTGTGAAGCGTCATGGGAAAAACCCTCACGCTGAAGATCTTGCTGATAACGTTCCAAAGGCGTCATGACATTTCACCATTAACTCAGTAGCACCCGGGTCCGGGCTTCGGCTCTCGGCAGATCCATCTGCTCGGCTTTTCAGTGGGCGCACACTTTACCCGTCAGTCACTTTTTAGGCAAATAGCCCACCCCTCTGACTCGCATTATCTATATCTTGCTCCAGAACCGATTGAACTGTTTACGACCAATGGCTACTGCAGCGCTCAAGGTCTGCTCCTATACTCTGTTTTATATCGGTTGTCTTGATTGGGTCAGTAGCCAATCGAATGAGCGCACGCTGAACTCTCAAGGCAATTTATCGTCTGAATAATGGCTACAAATGTATAACACAGCTTTACTCCCAGCCCTCTGTACAGTTGGGATAAAAGCCTTTAAGTTAAGGCCGTCGGGCGACTTCGCCCCTCCCCTTATTCCCCAGCAACAGGAACCGTCACGGCTCAGCGGGACAGTTTGTAAAGAAATCGGTTAGATCGAGGCATTAGCGTGGAAGATACCAACAGTTTATGGGTTTTAGGAACAATCGCATTCGTAGGTGGCGTGCTCGCTGGCGCAGTACTCTACCATCTGTTTCGAACAGGTTCGTCGTCCAATACCCGTGTTGAAGAGCAACTCAGTACACTGGAAGTCCAGTTTAAAGATTATCAGGACAAGGTTTCTGATCATTTCAGTACCACCGCCCACCTGGTCAACAAAATGACCGAAAGCTACCGGGATGTCCATGAACACCTGGCTGCCAGCTCTGAACATCTGTGCACCGATGAGGTGACCCGCCACCGGCTAAGCGATTCCCTACTCACCAGTAGTACATTGGCTGCCAACACCGAAAGCGATGGATCCCCGACTCCGCCTCTGGATTATTCCGATAGCAAGGGTACCCTGTCGGAAGAGTTTGGCGTCAAGAAGCAGAACCTGAGCGACTCCCAGGAGATCAAAGAAGAAAAACCGGCCTGATCGCTTAGCGCTTACTTTTTTAGCGCTGGCTGTGCTCCTGGCTCAACGTCTCATCAGGGCGCCTGTTATTGGCGCCCTGTTTCGTTAGGCCTCAGCTAACGATAAGCTACCAGGCTGATTAAGACGGTCTGTGACCGCAAACCGTCCTCGATCATCGGCCACAATCCTCGCGACCATGCATTGGGGATCATGACTGAAGAACAACCAGCCATTACGCGCTTGCAGCCTTGACAGAAGTTCTGTTTTCTCGTCAATCAACAATTCGGCGGCGCGGTCGTAGCCCATGGTAATCGGCAAGTTAACCCAGGGGGTCGCCGGCACCAGATCCGCGCCATAAACCAAGGGGCCGGCGTCCGTCTCGATTTCAGCCAGCAACATACCAGGAGTATGACCATCGCTGCGAATAAATCGGTAATCGTTGCCCAGCAGGCTGGAATACTCGCCTTCGATCAGCTGAAGCCGAGCAGAGGCTTCAAGCAACTCGATCAGCGCAGGAATATAGGAAGCCCGATCACGCAGGTGAGGCGATTTAGCCCGCAGCCATTGGTCGAAACCCGTCAGGTATGTGGCATTGGGGAATAGCAACCGAGGCGGTTCACCTTCCTTCCAGGCCGCCAGCAAACCACCCGCATGATCAAAGTGCAGATGCGACAACACCACAATATCGATATCCGCATCGCTAAGACCCCGTTCCGACAAAGCTTCCAGCAGACAATGCTGAGTTTCAACAACACCGTAACGCTGGGCCAGCTTCGGTTCAAAAAAAGCGCCGATGCCGGTTTCCAACAGAATTCGGCGCACGCCTTGGCCGCTCTCCTCTTCCACCAACAAGGCATTACAGGCCAGCGGAATTCGGTTCAGCTCATCAACGTCAACCCAGCGTGACCACAGCGCTCGAGGGGCATTGCCAAACATTGCGCCACCGTCCAGGCGCTGGGAGTTCCCCCGCAGGGCCGTAAGGGTTCTTTGCATTCCCTCTACCACATCAAATCATCGGGGATCTGAAAGTCAGCGTAGGGATCATCGGGATCGGGCTCTTCCTGGTTATTATCAGACTGAGACAGGATCGTTTCTGGCAAACGTTGGGCGATCTTATCCGCCGCACCAACAGGGATCAGTACAAATCGGTCGGCTAACTCTACGATAGCAAGTCGTCCACCCGATAAGGCTTTCTGCTGCATGGCATCGACTCCAATCTTTTTGATCTTGCCGGCCACGACAAAGTTGTAATCAATCTCGCCGGCAGGCTGAATGGCGTTCCGCTCGATGATCTGCTTAACCTGGGCCACCAGCTCTTTCTCTTTGCGCTGCTCTTCCCGTTTCAGGTTTGCTTCACGATCACGGAGTTTCTTTTGCTCGCGGGCCTGTTGCGCCTGCAGACGGGCTTCATCGACGGCAACCTCCTCACCTACTTTCTCGCTCTTGCGATTATCTCGAGCCTTGCGCTTATCGGCTTTCTGCGCCTGCTGCACCTGTTTTTTATTCACCAGCCCTTGTTTCAACAATTGGTCACGCAGCGATCCACTCACAACAACCTCCCGAGTCAGGTTTGCCTTCAAAGGGCGACAGTGTACCCAATTCCTCGCAACCCTGTCAGCCAAACCGGTCAGCCAACTCAAGCAAGTAGGTTTGCGATTCAACCGGCCTCTGTCATAGACTCCCCGGTTTGATATTGATAGACGCTGGAAGGATACCTATGCTGGATTTGGCCAAAGGCGCTAATGCCTTTATTGCAGGCTTTGGGTTGTTAACCCGCCCCGGGTTACGCATCTTTGTTGTCGTGCCGCTGCTGATTAACGTCATACTGTTTTCGTTGCTAATCTACTTCGCTAGTGAGCAGTTTTCCGACTGGGTACAGATAGCCCTGAATTGGCTACCCGGATGGCTCTCATTTCTCGACTGGTTAATGTGGCCATTGTTTGCCCTGACGATCATCATCGTGCTGTTCTTCTCGTTTACCATCGTTGCTAACCTGATCGCCGCCCCCTTTAACGGACTGCTCTCGGAGGTGTGCGAACGCCAACTATTGAACGATCTTGGTGAAGCGGGACAAGACGTCCCCTTTAGCTGGAAAGAGTTGGGATTATTGGTGCCCAGAACCCTGGCCCGGGAGATCACCAAACTGCTCTATTTTGCGCCCCGCGCTCTGCTGCTGTTCATTATCAGCTGGATCCCCGTCATCAACCTGATAGCTCCTCTGCTCTGGGCGCTGTTCGGAGCCTGGACCATGGCCATCCAATACGTCGATTATCCTGCGGACAACAACAAGATGTCCTTTCGCGACATGTTGACCGCGCTGAAGCAACGTCGCTTTATGAGCCTGGGCTTTGGAGGGTGCGTCTCATTATTGATGCTGATCCCGATTGTCAATCTCTTGATTATGCCGGCGGCGGTTACCGGTGCTACCAAGCTCTGGGTGGATGAACGCCTGCAACGACAACAGAGTCAGACATTGGCTACACAAGCCCAAGCCTGATGACTGCCCGAAAACAATAACGGCGCCAAATGGCGCCGTTATTCTATAAACCTGATGTTCTGGTCATTGTATCGATCTAGACCAGCTCCATCAGCGCCTTGCGGCTGAAAGGAATAATATCCTGCTGACGACCTTCCCGTACCTTGCTGGCCCATTCACCATCCACCAGCAACGCACGACCAACAGCCACCAGGTCAAACTCCGCCTTATTCAAGCGATCCACCAGACCATCGACCCCAGAAGTATCCGCCACCTTATCGGTATCGACCATATACTCGAGGAAATCGCTGTCCAGACCCACACTACCAACGGTGATGGTGGGCTTACCGGTCAGCTTACGGGTCCAGCCCGCCAGATTCAGATCCGAACCATCAAACTCGGGCAACCAGAAACGGCGCGTACTGGCATGGAAGATATCAACCCCGGCTTCGGACAGCGCCACCAGAAATTGCTCCAGCAACTCAGGCGTTTCGCATAGGCGCGCGCTGTAATCCTGCTGTTTCCACTGGGAATAACGGAACTGGATCGGATAATCGGGCCCCACTGCTTCGCGAACGGCTTTGACCAGTTCGAGGGCAAAGCGGCTACGGTTTTCGAAGCTGCCACCGTACTGATCCTGACGCTGGTTTGAGCCTTCCCAGAAGAACTGGTCGATCAGATAACCATGGGCTCCGTGCAGTTCGATCCCATCGAAACCAATGCGCTTGGCATCGGCTGCGGCACGAGCGAAGGATGCGATTACTTCGTCGATATCGGCCTGGGTCATACCCTTAACGACCAGCTTGCCATCCTTCTCCTTGTCCATTGGGCCGTAACCCGGCACTTCGCCATCGGGTTCGGTACCCGGGCGCCTGACCGATCCGACATGCCACAACTGAGGGAAGATTTTGCCACCTTCAGCGTGTACCGCATCGACCACTTTTTTCCAACCGGCCAGCGCCTTCTCGCCATAGAAGTGGGGGACATTGGGATAGCCATTGGATGCGGGATGATCGATGACCGTACCTTCGGTGACGATCAAGCCAACCGAGTTGGCCGCACGACGGCGATAATACTCAACCACAGCATCGTGGGGCACACCGCCCGGTGAAAAGCTGCGAGTCATTGGCGCCATAACGACACGGCTATTAAGTGCCAGGGGACCAAGCGTAATCGGCTCAAACAAAATATCGGTACTGGTACTCATCAAACACTCCTTCGGGGGTAAACAGGGGCAGAGCAAGTTCGGCAGAATTGATCGCCAAGCCTACTCAACATTGGGGCTACCATAAGAGGAGCCCGGCCAGTATTCAATCGAGAGCGGCCACTATCAACCGCCTGAATAGGGCTCTATAGCAGACGATTGTCTGAAATGGACGGAGACTATCCCCAGTCGAGTATCACCTTGCCCGACTGGCCGCTGGCCATCACGTCGAATCCCTGCTGGAACTGATCGATCGGAAAATGGTGAGTAATGATGGGGGACAGATCCAGCCCGGACTGCAGCATCGACACCATTTTGTACCAGGTTTCAAACATTTCACGACCGTAGATACCCTTCATTACCAGGCCTTTGAAAATCACCTGATTCCAGTCAATCACCGTACCGCTGGCGGGGATGCCCAATAGGGCGACTTTGCCGCCATGATTGAGGTTTTCCAGCATCTGGTTAAAGGCCTGGCCATTGCCGGACATCTCCAGCCCAACATCAAAACCTTCCACCATACCCAACTCGGCCATCACCTCTTCCAGGGTTTCCTGAGCCACATTGACGGCTCGAGTCGCTCCCATTTGACGCGCCAGCTCGAGCCGATACTCGTTGACATCGGTGATCACCACATGACGCGCGCCTACGTGACGGGCAATGGCCGTCGCCATGATACCGATGGGGCCAGCGCCGGTGATCAATACGTCTTCCCCTACCATGTTAAATGAAAGCGCGGTGTGTGCGGCGTTGCCATAGGGATCAAAGATAGCAGCCAGGTCGTCGCTGATATCATCGGGGATCGGGAACACATTGACCGCGGGAATCACCAGATATTCGGCAAAGGCGCCGGCGCGATTGACCCCAACCCCCTGAGTGTTACGGCACAGGTGGCGGAAACCAGCACGGCAGTTACGACAATGGCCGCAGGTAATATGCCCCTCTCCAGAAACCCGCTGGCCCACTTTCAGACCGGCCACTTCAATGCCGATCTCAGCAATCTCACCGATAAACTCATGCCCCACCGTCATACCCACAGGAATGGTGTCCTGGGCCCATTGGTCCCAGTTATAGATATGCATATCGGTACCACAGATGGCGGTTTTACGAACCTTGATCAGGACATCGTTGTGCCCCACTTCCGGCATCGGTTTGTCGTCCATCCAGATGCCCGGTTCGGGGTTGAGTTTGGCCAGGGTTTTCATTGCAATCTCCTTATTGAATGACGCCCAGTTCGCGTCCGACACGGGCAAAGGCGGTCACCGCCTGATCGATCTGCTGGCGACTATGGGCCGCCGACATCTGAGTTCGAATGCGTGCCTGCCCTTTGGGCACAACCGGGAAGGAGAAGCCGATCACATAGACACCCTCCTCCAGCATGCGTTCGGCAAAACGCTTCGCCAGGGAAGCATCCCCCAGCATCACGGGAATAATCGGGTGCTCACCGGGTACCAGATCGAATCCCAGCGCTCCCATCTGCTCGCGGAAATAAGCGCTGTTATCACGCAGCCGCTGGCGCAATTCATCACCCTCGGCAAGCATGTCCAGCACCTTGACCGATGCCGAAGCGATCACCGGCGCCAGTGTATTGGAGAACAGATAAGGACGGGAACGATTGCGCAGCCATGCCACCACTTCCTTACTGGCCGCCGTGTAACCGCCCGAGGCACCGCCCAGCGCTTTGCCCAGGGTACCCGTGATGATATCCACCCGCCCCATAACGTCGCAGTACTCCGGTGTGCCGCGCCCTTGCTCACCGATAAAGCCCACGGCATGGGAATCATCGACCATTACCATGGCGTTGTAACGATCGGCCAGATCACAAATCCCTTTCAGGTCAGCGATGATGCCATCCATCGAGAACACACCATCGGTCGCAATCAGTTTGTAGCGAGCACCGGCTTTGTCCGCCGCCTGCAACTGCTGCTCCAGGTCGGTCAGGTTGTTGTTGGCGTAACGATAGCGCTGCGCTTTACAGAGTCTGACCCCATCGATGATGCTGGCGTGGTTAAGGGCATCACTGATCACTGCATCCTCAGGCCCCAATAAGGTTTCAAACAGGCCGCCATTGGCATCGAAGCAGGAGGAATAGAGGATACAATCCTCCATCCCTAAAAACTCGGCAATACGCGCCTCGAGTGTTTTGTGGACAGTTTGGGTACCGCAGATAAACCGCACGGAGGCCATGCCATAACCGTAGCGATCCAGAGCTTCGCGGCCGGCCTCGATCAGCTGGGGGTGATTGGCCAGCCCCAGGTAATTATTGGCGCAAAAGTTAAGCACATGCTCACCACCGCTATCACCACTCACGACCTCGATATCAGCCTGCTGTTGCGAGCGAATTACGCGCTCATCTTTGTACAATCCTTCCTGTGCGAGCGCGTCCAGCTGTTGCTGAAGGTGGTCGGTAAATGACGGGGTCATGCATCCTCCTTTCCCATAGTAGCCCTGGTAGGCTGTCATCGAACAGCCTTCGAGTATAGCACCGCAACCCTGGCGGCTACGCTGTGGAAACTACGTACAAGAAGGGGCAGGAAAAGCGTCTCGAAATTGCCAATTACCGACCTCGCAGCAACCGGCTAAAGCTCACGAAGTACTCCCAACGGCGCCTGGGTTACTACACGGCGAGTCCCCCACCAGCCAGCGCCCCCCACCAGCACGCCACCGATGATTGGCAACAACAGCCAATACAACGGATGCCATGAGAAAGGTATCGAAAACACCTCCCGGTACAAAAGATAGCTGATGGTTTCTGTGCCCATGGCGGCCACCACTCCCGCCAGCGCCCCCAGAAGTACAAACTCGCTGATATGACTGGCGCGGATCTGGCCACTACGCGCGCCGAGAGTGCGCATCAGGGCACCTTCTTGAAGTCGCTCGTCAAGACTCG
Proteins encoded in this window:
- a CDS encoding glycine C-acetyltransferase, whose product is MTPSFTDHLQQQLDALAQEGLYKDERVIRSQQQADIEVVSGDSGGEHVLNFCANNYLGLANHPQLIEAGREALDRYGYGMASVRFICGTQTVHKTLEARIAEFLGMEDCILYSSCFDANGGLFETLLGPEDAVISDALNHASIIDGVRLCKAQRYRYANNNLTDLEQQLQAADKAGARYKLIATDGVFSMDGIIADLKGICDLADRYNAMVMVDDSHAVGFIGEQGRGTPEYCDVMGRVDIITGTLGKALGGASGGYTAASKEVVAWLRNRSRPYLFSNTLAPVIASASVKVLDMLAEGDELRQRLRDNSAYFREQMGALGFDLVPGEHPIIPVMLGDASLAKRFAERMLEEGVYVIGFSFPVVPKGQARIRTQMSAAHSRQQIDQAVTAFARVGRELGVIQ